A genomic stretch from Doryrhamphus excisus isolate RoL2022-K1 chromosome 23, RoL_Dexc_1.0, whole genome shotgun sequence includes:
- the zgc:66433 gene encoding proteoglycan 4 isoform X1 has translation MDLLRNTNQLTEKVTQYQTNKMKRRMSPWGAGFGSGRSSEAAPMASGPADVTANQESAEAGEECSGKKKSKFQTFKNFFARKKKKDSYSSRDHADLKGSQSSDDISKTSDNGALCRSEKEKGSGSKISLGSKALSHDSVFVSDSSEANEVLGASQDSIHGKVKSLQLQLKQAIRLGSPPSLMCVKRMEDGGTMSEDDGLPCSPPEYTSPHTAVVQRNSSVSLEGTDSDEDQISRAGSPLVAVPGDFSQPASPFGCLDNSAAKHKLGLRRKAWNRRRPANRLEMKAEEHHGINGSLNIPLTEPLEVQEDEKMRDSSAEELDRKLENLEEQCLLGDQQESTEGEDELEAEEDMSHGQETCQSEEEAPPSPQRSTRTSSLDGPRVSPEPPAGQRNLLVHPLVACGAQENMDGLEEAVEEDGSFLQEVLSSLPSCSSCVDSDDVVLEMKEEDKEPREEEEEEKEVKEEPDFHQDAPSDALLVGQTTEEEVEEAPQSAPLRLYADEEEESQANEEEEEEEELVVERFFPTCLEDKGDEVPPQDETPEEEQDWFRRRSDQQEEQEAIRGDEEVQEEETAEMVEKEEGQELSEEEEVEEKQQIAEGMTPDAAGGDVCNVLPLPKEVEGADAIYDTQITHDKDGTPPESRGQKADTGHDDQATDHEHPDYERDDRKDEGTEDEDLNVHLEREDDLEAKQDVDEDLEEEETEEEEQSRSPLPSFESSRENDTPTEAVPPSETITPTETITPTETITPTETISPNETISPNETISPNETISPNETISPRDTILPNDTITSMETTTIHRNPVSPNSETGATLALQLSPTDEEPSPSPSHGRTTEQVEEATDKVAEAVAAEEQVEQVSDASPPSPEEAGGEDVSSGGSHQSKVHFTVPPAWQRSLSGGDTPFSYQPGDTGLGDEGSEGSIKKDLHEDPKVSVEPLSTVSQVPVKAQTTAVGAKEGEEPRWSMSRSTPGVHHEGDHVGVEGRYHTPFGVRLRKTAVLHGFNSHLENTQAPAQPAMSKVDPSASFKASISPPTSNKPALPKKPDVHGDIGVKPKRVTEPSAFRGVSPGSEGPSWISVAKQKQKTYKENPLDETTVKKEEQDKKSPLPTYVSSAAKKEISNKTPEFTGKVTLSETSKLSSSTEKETKKPLPPPTPVPPQPPKCQPPARPVTPKAVAPLVTPKPAAPPASSHPSPSSSTPTSANPPAPSTSTPPPKPTLASPSFSSRIHPPLPGPRAPTLSGPSPGSQRGLPPPSLPQDEPPWMALAKKKAKAWSEMPQIVQCQRSGT, from the exons ATGGACCTGCTGAGGAACACCAATCAACTGACAGAGAAAGTGACACAATACCAGACAAACAAG ATGAAGCGGAGGATGTCGCCTTGGGGAGCCGGCTTTGGAAGTGGGCGGAG CAGCGAGGCCGCCCCCATGGCATCAGGACCTGCGGATGTGACGGCCAACCAGGAGTCTGCTGAGGCTGGGGAGGAGTGCTCAG GAAAGAAGAAGTCCAAGTTCCAGACATTTAAAAACTTCTTTgccaggaagaagaaaaaggactCGTACTCATCGAGGGATCATGCGGATCTTAAAGGCAGCCAGTCAAGCGACGACATCAGTAAAACATCTGATAACGGTGCACTCTGTCGCTCAGAGAAGGAGAAAGGCTCTGG GTCAAAGATCAGCCTGGGCAGCAAGGCCTTGTCACATGACTCCGTCTTCGTCTCGGATTCGTCGGAAGCCAACGAGGTTCTGGGGGCATCTCAGGACAGCATTCATGGAAAAGTGAAATCTCTTCAg CTCCAGCTGAAGCAGGCCATCCGTCTGGGCTCCCCTCCATCTCTGATGTGTGTCAAGAGGATGGAAGATGGCGGAACCATGTCAGAAGATGATGGGCTCCCCTGCAGCCCCCCCGAGTACACTTCACCTCACACAGCCGTG GTTCAGAGGAACAGCTCCGTCAGCCTGGAAGGGACCGACAGTGATGAAGACCAG ATCTCCAGAGCAGGGAGCCCCCTTGTGGCGGTTCCTGGGGATTTCAGTCAACCTGCCAGCCCCTTTGGCTGCCTGGACAACTCGGCTGCCAAACACAAGCTGGGCCTAAGACGGAAGGCCTGGAACAGGAGGAGACCTGCCAAC AGGCTTGAGATGAAAGCAGAGGAACATCATGGCATCAATGGATCGTTGAACATTCCCTTAACAGAACCTCTGGAGGTCCAAGAGGATGAGAAGATGAGAG ATTCCAGTGCGGAGGAGCTAGACCGGAAGCTGGAGAATCTGGAAGAGCAATGCTTGTTGGGAGATCAGCAGGAGAGCACGGAAGGAGAGGATGAGTTGGAAGCAGAAGAGGATATGTCACATGGTCAGGAAACCTGTCAATCAGAGGAGGAAGCTCCACCCTCCCCACAGCGCAGCACCAGAACCTCCTCTCTGGACGGTCCCAG GGTCTCACCAGAGCCCCCTGCTGGCCAGAGAAACCTCCTGGTCCATCCGCTGGTTGCATGTGGAGCCCAGGAAAACATGGATGGGCTCGAGGAGGCTGTGGAGGAAGACGGCTCCTTCTTACAGGAAGTGCTGAGCTCCTTACCTTCATGTTCCTCATGTGTGGACTCCGATGATGTTGTCCtggagatgaaggaggaggacaaggagccgagagaggaggaggaggaggagaaagaggtgAAGGAGGAGCCTGACTTTCATCAGGATGCTCCATCTGATGCCTTGCTTGTGGGCCAAACCACCGAGGAAGAGGTGGAGGAAGCTCCCCAGAGTGCTCCTTTACGTCTGTATGCAGATGAAGAAGAGGAAAGCCAAGcgaatgaagaggaggaggaagaagaagagctgGTTGTGGAGAGATTCTTTCCAACTTGT CTGGAGgacaaaggagatgaggtgcCACCACAGGATGAGACACCTGAAGAAGAACAAGACTGGTTCCGAAGGAGATCTGACCAACAGGAAGAGCAGGAAGCGATTAGAGGTGATGAAGAAGTGCAGGAAGAGGAGACAGCAGAGATGGTGGAAAAGGAAGAAGGTCAGGAGTtgagtgaggaagaggaggtggaggagaaaCAACAGATAGCGGAGGGGATGACTCCCGATGCAGCAGGCGGAGATGTTTGCAATGTTCTCCCACTGCCAAAGGAAGTAGAAGGTGCAGATGCCATCTACGATACACAAATCACACACGATAAAGATGGAACTCCTCCAGAGTCACGTGGTCAGAAAGCCGACACCGGACACGACGACCAAGCGACTGATCATGAACATCCTGACTATGAAAGGGACGATAGAAAAGACGAAGGAACAGAGGATGAAGACTTAAACGTACATTTGGAAAGAGAGGATGACTTGGAGGCAAAACAAGACGTGGATGAAGatctggaggaggaagaaacggaggaggaggaacaaTCCAGATCACCCTTGCCTTCTTTTGAGTCTTCACGGGAAAATGACACTCCCACTGAGGCTGTCCCTCCAAGTGAGACCATCACGCCCACTGAGACCATCACGCCCACTGAGACCATCACGCCCACTGAGACCATCAGTCCTAATGAGACCATCAGTCCTAATGAGACCATCAGTCCTAATGAGACCATCAGTCCTAATGAGACCATCAGTCCTAGAGATACCATCCTTCCAAATGATACCATCACCTCCATGGAGACCACCACTATCCACAGGAACCCTGTTTCTCCAAACTCAGAGACAGGAGCCACCCTGGCCCTTCAGTTGTCCCCAACTGATGAAgaaccatcaccatcaccatctcATGGTAGAACAACAGAACAAGTTGAAGAAGCAACTGACAAGGTGGCAGAAGCAGTCGCTGCTGAAGAGCAGGTGGAACAGGTATCTGATGCCAGCCCTCCCTCACCCGAGGAAGCAGGAGGGGAGGATGTGTCCTCAGGTGGTTCCCATCAGAGCAAAGTCCACTTCACCGTCCCACCTGCCTGGCAGAGGTCTCTCTCTGGGGGAGACACCCCCTTCTCTTACCAACCTGGCGACacaggccttggagatgaaggTAGTGAGGGGAGCATCAAGAAGGACCTCCATGAAGATCCAAAAGTGTCTGTGGAACCTCTGAGTACCGTGTCCCAGGTCCCAGTCAAAGCTCAGACCACTGCTGTTGGAGCCAAAGAAGGTGAGGAACCAAGATGGAGCATGAGCAGATCTACACCTGGTGTGCACCATGAAG GGGATCATGTGGGGGTGGAGGGAAGATACCACACCCCCTTTGGGGTTCGACTCAGGAAGACCGCAGTCCTGCACGGGTTCAACTCCCACCTGGAAAACACACAG GCTCCAGCTCAGCCTGCCATGTCTAAAGTTGACCCCAGCGCCAGTTTCAAAGCCTCCATCAGTCCGCCAACCAGCAACAAACCCGCCCTGCCCAAGAAACCCGATGTTCACGGAGACATTGGAGTGAAACCCAAACGTGTCACGG AGCCGTCTGCATTCCGTGGTGTTTCTCCTGGATCTGAGGGTCCCAGTTGGATCTCTGTGGCCAAACAGAAACAGAAGACCTACAAAGAAAACCCGCTGGATGAAACGACGGTCAAAAAG GAGGAACAAGACAAGAAGTCTCCGCTGCCAACGTACGTCAGCTCTGCTGCAAAGAAGGAAATCAGCAACAAAACCCCCGAATTCACCGGAAAAG TGACTTTGTCAGAAACCAGTAAGCTGTCATCATCCACGGAAAAGGAGACCAAGAAGCCTCTGCCACCCCCCACTCCGGTGCCACCTCAGCCTCCTAAATGTCAACCGCCGGCCCGCCCTGTGACCCCTAAAGCAGTGGCTCCGCTGGTCACCCCCAAACCTGCAGCGCCGCCCGCATCCTCCCATCCATCCCCGTCCTCTTCGACTCCCACCAGCGCCAACCCACCCGCTCCCTCCAcaagcacccccccacccaagcCAACACTCGCATCGCCTTCTTTTTCATCAAGaatccacccccccctcccgggGCCAAGAGCTCCAACGCTTTCCGGTCCATCTCCGGGATCCCAGCGTGGTCTTCCACCTCCGTCTTTGCCCCAGGATGAGCCGCCTTGGATGGCTCTGGCCAAGAAGAAGGCCAAAGCTTGGAGCGAGATGCCGCAGATAGTTCAGTGCCAAAGGTCCGGTACTTGA
- the zgc:66433 gene encoding proteoglycan 4 isoform X6, which translates to MDLLRNTNQLTEKVTQYQTNKMKRRMSPWGAGFGSGRSSEAAPMASGPADVTANQESAEAGEECSGKKKSKFQTFKNFFARKKKKDSYSSRDHADLKGSQSSDDISKTSDNGALCRSEKEKGSGSKISLGSKALSHDSVFVSDSSEANEVLGASQDSIHGKVKSLQLQLKQAIRLGSPPSLMCVKRMEDGGTMSEDDGLPCSPPEYTSPHTAVISRAGSPLVAVPGDFSQPASPFGCLDNSAAKHKLGLRRKAWNRRRPANRLEMKAEEHHGINGSLNIPLTEPLEVQEDEKMRDSSAEELDRKLENLEEQCLLGDQQESTEGEDELEAEEDMSHGQETCQSEEEAPPSPQRSTRTSSLDGPRVSPEPPAGQRNLLVHPLVACGAQENMDGLEEAVEEDGSFLQEVLSSLPSCSSCVDSDDVVLEMKEEDKEPREEEEEEKEVKEEPDFHQDAPSDALLVGQTTEEEVEEAPQSAPLRLYADEEEESQANEEEEEEEELVVERFFPTCLEDKGDEVPPQDETPEEEQDWFRRRSDQQEEQEAIRGDEEVQEEETAEMVEKEEGQELSEEEEVEEKQQIAEGMTPDAAGGDVCNVLPLPKEVEGADAIYDTQITHDKDGTPPESRGQKADTGHDDQATDHEHPDYERDDRKDEGTEDEDLNVHLEREDDLEAKQDVDEDLEEEETEEEEQSRSPLPSFESSRENDTPTEAVPPSETITPTETITPTETITPTETISPNETISPNETISPNETISPNETISPRDTILPNDTITSMETTTIHRNPVSPNSETGATLALQLSPTDEEPSPSPSHGRTTEQVEEATDKVAEAVAAEEQVEQVSDASPPSPEEAGGEDVSSGGSHQSKVHFTVPPAWQRSLSGGDTPFSYQPGDTGLGDEGSEGSIKKDLHEDPKVSVEPLSTVSQVPVKAQTTAVGAKEGEEPRWSMSRSTPGVHHEGDHVGVEGRYHTPFGVRLRKTAVLHGFNSHLENTQAPAQPAMSKVDPSASFKASISPPTSNKPALPKKPDVHGDIGVKPKRVTEPSAFRGVSPGSEGPSWISVAKQKQKTYKENPLDETTVKKEEQDKKSPLPTYVSSAAKKEISNKTPEFTGKVTLSETSKLSSSTEKETKKPLPPPTPVPPQPPKCQPPARPVTPKAVAPLVTPKPAAPPASSHPSPSSSTPTSANPPAPSTSTPPPKPTLASPSFSSRIHPPLPGPRAPTLSGPSPGSQRGLPPPSLPQDEPPWMALAKKKAKAWSEMPQIVQCQRSGT; encoded by the exons ATGGACCTGCTGAGGAACACCAATCAACTGACAGAGAAAGTGACACAATACCAGACAAACAAG ATGAAGCGGAGGATGTCGCCTTGGGGAGCCGGCTTTGGAAGTGGGCGGAG CAGCGAGGCCGCCCCCATGGCATCAGGACCTGCGGATGTGACGGCCAACCAGGAGTCTGCTGAGGCTGGGGAGGAGTGCTCAG GAAAGAAGAAGTCCAAGTTCCAGACATTTAAAAACTTCTTTgccaggaagaagaaaaaggactCGTACTCATCGAGGGATCATGCGGATCTTAAAGGCAGCCAGTCAAGCGACGACATCAGTAAAACATCTGATAACGGTGCACTCTGTCGCTCAGAGAAGGAGAAAGGCTCTGG GTCAAAGATCAGCCTGGGCAGCAAGGCCTTGTCACATGACTCCGTCTTCGTCTCGGATTCGTCGGAAGCCAACGAGGTTCTGGGGGCATCTCAGGACAGCATTCATGGAAAAGTGAAATCTCTTCAg CTCCAGCTGAAGCAGGCCATCCGTCTGGGCTCCCCTCCATCTCTGATGTGTGTCAAGAGGATGGAAGATGGCGGAACCATGTCAGAAGATGATGGGCTCCCCTGCAGCCCCCCCGAGTACACTTCACCTCACACAGCCGTG ATCTCCAGAGCAGGGAGCCCCCTTGTGGCGGTTCCTGGGGATTTCAGTCAACCTGCCAGCCCCTTTGGCTGCCTGGACAACTCGGCTGCCAAACACAAGCTGGGCCTAAGACGGAAGGCCTGGAACAGGAGGAGACCTGCCAAC AGGCTTGAGATGAAAGCAGAGGAACATCATGGCATCAATGGATCGTTGAACATTCCCTTAACAGAACCTCTGGAGGTCCAAGAGGATGAGAAGATGAGAG ATTCCAGTGCGGAGGAGCTAGACCGGAAGCTGGAGAATCTGGAAGAGCAATGCTTGTTGGGAGATCAGCAGGAGAGCACGGAAGGAGAGGATGAGTTGGAAGCAGAAGAGGATATGTCACATGGTCAGGAAACCTGTCAATCAGAGGAGGAAGCTCCACCCTCCCCACAGCGCAGCACCAGAACCTCCTCTCTGGACGGTCCCAG GGTCTCACCAGAGCCCCCTGCTGGCCAGAGAAACCTCCTGGTCCATCCGCTGGTTGCATGTGGAGCCCAGGAAAACATGGATGGGCTCGAGGAGGCTGTGGAGGAAGACGGCTCCTTCTTACAGGAAGTGCTGAGCTCCTTACCTTCATGTTCCTCATGTGTGGACTCCGATGATGTTGTCCtggagatgaaggaggaggacaaggagccgagagaggaggaggaggaggagaaagaggtgAAGGAGGAGCCTGACTTTCATCAGGATGCTCCATCTGATGCCTTGCTTGTGGGCCAAACCACCGAGGAAGAGGTGGAGGAAGCTCCCCAGAGTGCTCCTTTACGTCTGTATGCAGATGAAGAAGAGGAAAGCCAAGcgaatgaagaggaggaggaagaagaagagctgGTTGTGGAGAGATTCTTTCCAACTTGT CTGGAGgacaaaggagatgaggtgcCACCACAGGATGAGACACCTGAAGAAGAACAAGACTGGTTCCGAAGGAGATCTGACCAACAGGAAGAGCAGGAAGCGATTAGAGGTGATGAAGAAGTGCAGGAAGAGGAGACAGCAGAGATGGTGGAAAAGGAAGAAGGTCAGGAGTtgagtgaggaagaggaggtggaggagaaaCAACAGATAGCGGAGGGGATGACTCCCGATGCAGCAGGCGGAGATGTTTGCAATGTTCTCCCACTGCCAAAGGAAGTAGAAGGTGCAGATGCCATCTACGATACACAAATCACACACGATAAAGATGGAACTCCTCCAGAGTCACGTGGTCAGAAAGCCGACACCGGACACGACGACCAAGCGACTGATCATGAACATCCTGACTATGAAAGGGACGATAGAAAAGACGAAGGAACAGAGGATGAAGACTTAAACGTACATTTGGAAAGAGAGGATGACTTGGAGGCAAAACAAGACGTGGATGAAGatctggaggaggaagaaacggaggaggaggaacaaTCCAGATCACCCTTGCCTTCTTTTGAGTCTTCACGGGAAAATGACACTCCCACTGAGGCTGTCCCTCCAAGTGAGACCATCACGCCCACTGAGACCATCACGCCCACTGAGACCATCACGCCCACTGAGACCATCAGTCCTAATGAGACCATCAGTCCTAATGAGACCATCAGTCCTAATGAGACCATCAGTCCTAATGAGACCATCAGTCCTAGAGATACCATCCTTCCAAATGATACCATCACCTCCATGGAGACCACCACTATCCACAGGAACCCTGTTTCTCCAAACTCAGAGACAGGAGCCACCCTGGCCCTTCAGTTGTCCCCAACTGATGAAgaaccatcaccatcaccatctcATGGTAGAACAACAGAACAAGTTGAAGAAGCAACTGACAAGGTGGCAGAAGCAGTCGCTGCTGAAGAGCAGGTGGAACAGGTATCTGATGCCAGCCCTCCCTCACCCGAGGAAGCAGGAGGGGAGGATGTGTCCTCAGGTGGTTCCCATCAGAGCAAAGTCCACTTCACCGTCCCACCTGCCTGGCAGAGGTCTCTCTCTGGGGGAGACACCCCCTTCTCTTACCAACCTGGCGACacaggccttggagatgaaggTAGTGAGGGGAGCATCAAGAAGGACCTCCATGAAGATCCAAAAGTGTCTGTGGAACCTCTGAGTACCGTGTCCCAGGTCCCAGTCAAAGCTCAGACCACTGCTGTTGGAGCCAAAGAAGGTGAGGAACCAAGATGGAGCATGAGCAGATCTACACCTGGTGTGCACCATGAAG GGGATCATGTGGGGGTGGAGGGAAGATACCACACCCCCTTTGGGGTTCGACTCAGGAAGACCGCAGTCCTGCACGGGTTCAACTCCCACCTGGAAAACACACAG GCTCCAGCTCAGCCTGCCATGTCTAAAGTTGACCCCAGCGCCAGTTTCAAAGCCTCCATCAGTCCGCCAACCAGCAACAAACCCGCCCTGCCCAAGAAACCCGATGTTCACGGAGACATTGGAGTGAAACCCAAACGTGTCACGG AGCCGTCTGCATTCCGTGGTGTTTCTCCTGGATCTGAGGGTCCCAGTTGGATCTCTGTGGCCAAACAGAAACAGAAGACCTACAAAGAAAACCCGCTGGATGAAACGACGGTCAAAAAG GAGGAACAAGACAAGAAGTCTCCGCTGCCAACGTACGTCAGCTCTGCTGCAAAGAAGGAAATCAGCAACAAAACCCCCGAATTCACCGGAAAAG TGACTTTGTCAGAAACCAGTAAGCTGTCATCATCCACGGAAAAGGAGACCAAGAAGCCTCTGCCACCCCCCACTCCGGTGCCACCTCAGCCTCCTAAATGTCAACCGCCGGCCCGCCCTGTGACCCCTAAAGCAGTGGCTCCGCTGGTCACCCCCAAACCTGCAGCGCCGCCCGCATCCTCCCATCCATCCCCGTCCTCTTCGACTCCCACCAGCGCCAACCCACCCGCTCCCTCCAcaagcacccccccacccaagcCAACACTCGCATCGCCTTCTTTTTCATCAAGaatccacccccccctcccgggGCCAAGAGCTCCAACGCTTTCCGGTCCATCTCCGGGATCCCAGCGTGGTCTTCCACCTCCGTCTTTGCCCCAGGATGAGCCGCCTTGGATGGCTCTGGCCAAGAAGAAGGCCAAAGCTTGGAGCGAGATGCCGCAGATAGTTCAGTGCCAAAGGTCCGGTACTTGA